Proteins encoded together in one Vitis vinifera cultivar Pinot Noir 40024 chromosome 4, ASM3070453v1 window:
- the LOC100262822 gene encoding serine/threonine-protein kinase RIPK, with protein MTLKITWKTIMPGCYKTETPIAESRKKPVLKQGSFQRLSLSDLSNPGSPLSVDDISNSLIGSNLYTFTLAELREITHNFSPSNLLGEGGFGPVYKGFIDEKLRPKLKAQPVAVKLLDLDGLQGHREWLAEIIFLGQLRHPHLVKLIGYCCEDEHRLLIYEYMARGSLENQLFRRYSAALPWSARMKILFGAAKGLAFLHEGDKPVIYRDFKASNILLDPDYTAKLSDFGLAKDGPEGDETHVSTRIMGTHGYAAPEYIMTGHLTTMSDVYSFGVVLLEVISGKRSMDKTRPSREQNLVEWARPMLKDPRKLDRVIDSRLEGLFSTKGAQKAAELAYKCLSHQAKARPAMSDVVKILEPLQDFDDTVISPFVYVVPAEGEVGDESESEKDISHQEIKERDDGQQNRPAWRHRIKLPLSLVAYSESALYKKFRHELNTQTYQ; from the exons ATGACTCTGAAGATCACATGGAAGACTATCATGCCAGGTTGTTACAAGACTGAGACCCCTATCGCCGAGTCGAGGAAGAAACCAGTTTTGAAGCAGGGTTCTTTCCAGAGACTATCTCTTTCCGACTTGAGCAACCCCGGTTCCCCGCTCTCCGTCGATGATATATCGAATTCCCTTATTGGTTCCAACCTCTATACCTTCACCCTTGCAGAGCTTAGAGAGATCACACACAACTTTTCGCCCAGTAATCTACTTGGAGAAGGCGGGTTTGGACCGGTTTACAAGGGGTTCATAGACGAAAAGCTTAGGCCAAAGTTGAAGGCTCAGCCTGTAGCTGTGAAATTACTTGACTTGGATGGCCTTCAAGGCCATAGAGAATGGCTG GCAGAAATAATCTTTCTTGGGCAACTGAGGCATCCACACCTTGTTAAACTGATTGGATACTGTTGTGAAGACGAGCACAGGCTTCTGATATATGAGTACATGGCAAGAGGGAGCTTAGAAAATCAACTCTTCAGAA GATATTCTGCTGCCTTGCCATGGTCAGCCAGGATGAAGATCCTGTTCGGAGCAGCCAAGGGCCTGGCCTTCCTCCATGAAGGAGACAAGCCAGTAATATACCGGGATTTTAAGGCTTCCAACATTTTATTAGACCCT GATTACACTGCTAAACTCTCTGATTTCGGGCTAGCGAAGGACGGTCCAGAAGGCGACGAGACTCACGTATCAACCCGAATAATGGGCACACATGGCTATGCCGCTCCTGAGTATATCATGACTG GACATTTGACAACCATGAGTGATGTATACAGCTTTGGAGTTGTGCTGTTGGAGGTAATAAGTGGTAAACGGTCGATGGACAAAACAAGGCCTAGTCGCGAGCAAAACCTTGTGGAATGGGCGAGACCGATGCTCAAGGACCCGCGAAAACTTGACCGAGTAATAGACTCGAGACTTGAGGGACTGTTTTCTACCAAGGGGGCGCAGAAGGCAGCTGAATTGGCCTACAAATGTCTGAGCCACCAAGCCAAGGCTAGGCCGGCAATGAGCGATGTGGTGAAGATACTGGAGCCTCTGCAGGACTTTGATGATACTGTGATCAGCCCTTTTGTGTATGTGGTTCCAGCTGAAGGGGAGGTAGGAGATGAGAGTGAAAGCGAGAAGGACATTTCACatcaagaaatcaaagaaaggGACGACGGCCAGCAAAACCGGCCCGCCTGGAGACATAGAATCAAGCTGCCACTGTCTCTAGTGGCTTACTCGGAATCTGCtttgtataaaaaatttagacaTGAGTTGAACACTCAAACATATCAGTAA